The proteins below come from a single Agromyces flavus genomic window:
- a CDS encoding ROK family protein — protein sequence MTDRSGSFDGVHRRNLARVLSLVHLEGPLSRARLTALTGLNRSTIAALSAELVELGLAEERAPDPTNRVGRPSPVIAPHPGLVAVAVNPEVDAVTVAAVGLGGRIEARERIEVDHLVTPEETARLIADAIARWRTGDLQHGRFAGVGLAVPGLVRASDGLVRFAPHLEWREVPIRAFVEEATGLPTAVGNDASLGAIAEHLFGAGRGVDDLLYLNGGASGIGGGLIVHGRPVGGKSGYAGEFGQNRPGIASVEDRRANGGVLEDEVSRSRLLDAVGLRGADEPTLAAAIRSALDASDGAPIADELARQRRILATALANAVNVLNPSLVILGGFLATLADLDPAALRDAMAAQAMPAAAEDVDVRVAALGEDRLMIGAAEAAFTELLADPLGAAG from the coding sequence GTGACAGACCGGTCCGGCAGTTTCGACGGCGTCCATCGCCGGAACCTCGCACGTGTGCTGAGCCTCGTGCATCTCGAGGGGCCGCTCTCGCGCGCGCGCCTGACGGCGCTGACCGGCCTCAACCGGTCGACGATCGCCGCGCTCTCCGCCGAGCTCGTCGAGCTCGGCCTGGCCGAGGAACGCGCGCCCGACCCCACCAATCGGGTCGGTCGGCCGTCCCCCGTGATCGCACCCCATCCCGGGCTCGTCGCGGTCGCCGTGAATCCCGAGGTCGACGCCGTCACCGTGGCCGCCGTCGGGCTGGGCGGACGGATCGAGGCGCGCGAGCGCATCGAGGTCGACCACCTCGTCACGCCCGAGGAGACCGCCCGGCTCATCGCCGATGCCATCGCGCGGTGGCGGACGGGCGACCTGCAGCACGGCCGGTTCGCGGGCGTGGGCCTCGCCGTGCCGGGCCTGGTGCGCGCCTCCGACGGCCTCGTGCGCTTCGCCCCGCACCTCGAGTGGCGGGAGGTGCCGATCCGCGCGTTCGTCGAGGAGGCGACCGGGCTGCCGACCGCGGTCGGCAACGACGCGAGCCTCGGCGCGATCGCCGAGCACCTCTTCGGGGCCGGTCGCGGCGTCGACGACCTGCTGTACCTCAACGGCGGCGCGAGCGGCATCGGCGGCGGGCTCATCGTGCACGGCCGGCCCGTCGGCGGCAAGAGCGGATACGCGGGGGAGTTCGGCCAGAACCGTCCGGGCATCGCATCGGTCGAGGACCGCCGTGCGAACGGCGGCGTCCTCGAGGACGAGGTGAGCCGCTCGCGGCTGCTCGACGCGGTCGGGCTGCGCGGCGCCGACGAGCCGACACTGGCGGCCGCCATCCGCTCGGCCCTCGATGCGTCGGACGGCGCCCCGATCGCCGACGAGCTCGCGCGGCAGCGCCGAATCCTCGCGACCGCGCTTGCGAACGCCGTGAACGTGCTCAACCCGTCGCTCGTGATCCTCGGCGGGTTCCTCGCGACCCTCGCCGACCTCGACCCGGCCGCGCTGCGCGACGCGATGGCCGCGCAGGCGATGCCGGCCGCAGCGGAGGACGTCGACGTCCGCGTCGCCGCGCTCGGCGAGGACCGGCTCATGATCGGGGCGGCCGAAGCGGCGTTCACGGAACTGCTGGCCGATCCGCTCGGCGCAGCGGGCTGA
- the xdhB gene encoding xanthine dehydrogenase molybdopterin binding subunit — translation MSGLADRPDGALVGVALPHESAARHATGTAIYTDDLAAGRADVLTAWPVQSEHAHALVTLDVAPALDVPGVVRVLTASDVPGENDAGAKHDEPLFPSEAMFHGHALAWVLGETAEAARLGAAAVNVAYEPLPSIVTIGEAIEAGSFQGIAPTVQRGDAASALGSAPHVFEGVCEINGQEHFYLETHASLAHVDPEGQVFVESSTQHPSETQEIVAHVLGVPNHRVTVQSLRLGGGFGGKEMQPHGFAAIAALGATLTGRAVRLRLTRTQDLTMTGKRHPFHAAWRAGFDADGRILALEATLTSDGGWCLDLSEPVLGRALCHVDNAYWIPDIVVHGRIAKTHKTSQTAFRGFGGPQGMFVIEDILGRVAPLLGIDPAVLRERNLYRPGQTTPYGQEVRHAERLHDAWARVRTEGRLDERRTEVEAFNSAHPDVKRGLAITPVKFGISFTFTAYNQAGALVHVYRDGSVLVNHGGTELGQGLHTKMLQVAATALGVRMSAVRLAPTRTDKVPNTSATAASSGADLNGAAVKHACDQIRERLVPVAADLLGVAAEDVRFEGGKVSGPDPDGTSLGFDELVEAAYARRVQLFAAGFYRTEGLGWEPGTMQGTPFKYFAYGVAASEVEVDGFTGATRLRRVDIVHDVGDSLSPIIDLGQVEGGFLQGVGWLVLEELRWDETDGPGRGRLLTQSASTYKLPSLGELPDELNVHFLERATEDGAVYGSKAVGEPPLMLAFSVREAIREAVGAFGPRGHSVELGSPATPEAVFWAVEAARGAGDADRDASAERSDRRAETAAGAPDRLADAGLAAARRSPRAEH, via the coding sequence ATGAGCGGACTCGCCGATCGCCCCGACGGCGCCCTCGTCGGCGTCGCCCTGCCGCACGAGAGCGCGGCGCGCCACGCCACGGGCACCGCGATCTACACCGACGACCTCGCCGCCGGTCGCGCCGACGTGCTCACCGCCTGGCCGGTGCAGTCCGAGCACGCGCACGCGCTCGTGACCCTCGACGTCGCGCCGGCGCTCGACGTGCCCGGCGTCGTCCGCGTGCTCACCGCATCCGACGTGCCGGGCGAGAACGACGCGGGCGCGAAGCACGACGAGCCGCTCTTCCCGTCCGAGGCGATGTTCCACGGCCACGCGCTCGCGTGGGTGCTCGGCGAGACCGCCGAGGCGGCTCGGCTCGGCGCCGCCGCGGTCAACGTCGCGTACGAGCCGCTGCCGTCGATCGTCACGATCGGCGAGGCCATCGAGGCCGGCTCGTTCCAGGGCATCGCGCCGACCGTGCAGCGCGGCGACGCGGCATCCGCCCTGGGGTCGGCGCCCCACGTGTTCGAGGGCGTGTGCGAGATCAACGGCCAGGAGCACTTCTACCTCGAGACGCACGCCTCGCTCGCGCACGTCGATCCCGAGGGGCAGGTGTTCGTCGAGTCGAGCACGCAGCACCCGTCGGAGACGCAGGAGATCGTGGCGCACGTGCTCGGCGTGCCGAACCACCGCGTGACCGTGCAGTCGCTGCGGCTCGGGGGCGGGTTCGGCGGCAAGGAGATGCAGCCGCACGGGTTCGCCGCGATCGCTGCGCTCGGCGCCACGCTCACGGGGCGGGCGGTGCGCCTGCGGCTCACCCGTACGCAGGACCTCACGATGACGGGCAAGCGTCACCCGTTCCACGCCGCCTGGCGGGCCGGCTTCGACGCGGACGGGCGCATCCTCGCGCTCGAGGCGACACTCACCTCCGACGGCGGCTGGTGCCTCGACCTGTCCGAGCCCGTGCTCGGGCGAGCGCTGTGCCACGTCGACAACGCGTACTGGATCCCCGACATCGTCGTGCACGGTCGCATCGCGAAGACGCACAAGACCTCGCAGACCGCGTTCCGCGGGTTCGGCGGCCCGCAGGGCATGTTCGTGATCGAGGACATCCTCGGCCGCGTCGCTCCGCTCCTCGGGATCGATCCGGCGGTGCTGCGCGAGCGCAACCTCTACCGGCCCGGCCAGACGACGCCGTACGGACAGGAGGTGCGGCACGCCGAGCGCCTGCACGACGCCTGGGCGCGCGTGCGCACCGAGGGCCGGCTCGATGAGCGCCGCACCGAGGTCGAGGCGTTCAACTCCGCCCACCCCGACGTCAAGCGCGGGCTCGCCATCACGCCCGTGAAGTTCGGCATCTCGTTCACGTTCACCGCGTACAACCAGGCCGGCGCACTCGTGCACGTCTACCGCGACGGCTCCGTACTCGTGAATCACGGCGGGACCGAGCTCGGGCAGGGCCTGCACACCAAGATGCTGCAGGTCGCCGCGACCGCGCTCGGCGTGCGGATGTCGGCGGTGCGGCTCGCGCCGACCCGCACCGACAAGGTCCCGAACACGTCGGCCACGGCCGCGTCGAGCGGCGCCGACCTCAACGGGGCGGCGGTCAAGCACGCGTGCGACCAGATCCGCGAGCGCCTGGTGCCCGTCGCGGCCGATCTGCTCGGCGTCGCCGCAGAAGACGTGCGGTTCGAGGGCGGAAAGGTCTCGGGTCCTGATCCGGATGGCACGTCGCTCGGCTTCGACGAATTGGTCGAGGCGGCGTACGCACGCCGCGTGCAGTTGTTCGCCGCCGGGTTCTACCGCACCGAGGGCCTCGGCTGGGAGCCCGGCACGATGCAGGGCACGCCGTTCAAGTACTTCGCCTACGGGGTCGCCGCCAGCGAGGTGGAGGTCGACGGCTTCACCGGCGCGACCCGGCTGCGGCGCGTCGACATCGTGCACGACGTCGGCGACTCGCTCTCGCCGATCATCGACCTCGGCCAGGTCGAGGGCGGCTTCCTGCAGGGCGTCGGATGGCTCGTGCTCGAGGAGCTGCGCTGGGACGAGACCGATGGGCCGGGGCGCGGACGCCTGCTCACGCAGTCGGCGAGCACCTACAAGCTGCCGAGTCTCGGCGAACTGCCCGACGAGCTCAACGTGCACTTCCTCGAGCGCGCGACCGAGGATGGCGCGGTCTACGGTTCGAAGGCGGTCGGCGAGCCGCCGCTCATGCTCGCCTTCAGCGTGCGGGAGGCGATCCGCGAGGCGGTCGGCGCCTTCGGGCCGCGCGGGCACAGCGTCGAGCTCGGGTCGCCCGCGACGCCCGAGGCCGTCTTCTGGGCGGTCGAGGCGGCGCGCGGGGCCGGCGACGCCGACCGTGACGCGTCGGCCGAACGGTCGGATCGGCGGGCTGAGACCGCGGCGGGCGCGCCGGACCGGCTCGCCGACGCGGGACTCGCCGCCGCACGGCGTTCCCCGCGCGCGGAGCACTGA
- the xdhC gene encoding xanthine dehydrogenase accessory protein XdhC, which translates to MDWIEAVQRLRAERRPGVIVTLAMVRGHAPRNGGAKMVVSADGAVGTVGGGNLERTALERARAMLAEASVEPELLTLTLSDKAVTDYGVQCCGGEVTMLLEPVPVVPVVAIFGMGHVGLELARILARQPIELHLVDSREAMLAVDRLGVPGERGPLADPVATVQVEHRPVPEAALRDLPAGAHVLVMTHDHAEDLAICDLALRSPGIASIGLIGSRSKWARFRTRLAAAGHDDRALERITTPIGIDAIRSKEPAAIAVSVAARILQLVEETAPVGTSVVE; encoded by the coding sequence GTGGACTGGATCGAGGCCGTGCAGCGGCTCCGCGCCGAGCGCCGCCCGGGCGTCATCGTGACGCTCGCGATGGTGCGCGGTCATGCTCCCCGCAACGGCGGCGCGAAGATGGTCGTCTCCGCCGACGGCGCGGTCGGAACCGTGGGCGGCGGCAACCTCGAGCGCACCGCGCTCGAACGGGCGCGAGCGATGCTGGCCGAGGCATCCGTCGAACCGGAACTGCTCACGTTGACGCTGAGCGACAAGGCCGTCACCGACTACGGCGTGCAGTGCTGCGGAGGAGAGGTCACGATGCTGCTGGAACCCGTGCCCGTCGTGCCGGTCGTCGCGATCTTCGGGATGGGGCATGTGGGCCTCGAGCTCGCGCGCATCCTGGCGCGACAACCGATCGAGCTGCACCTCGTCGACTCGCGCGAGGCGATGCTGGCCGTCGATCGCCTCGGCGTGCCCGGCGAGCGCGGGCCGCTGGCCGACCCCGTGGCGACCGTGCAGGTCGAGCACCGGCCGGTGCCCGAGGCGGCGCTGCGCGACCTGCCGGCCGGTGCGCACGTGCTCGTGATGACTCACGACCACGCCGAGGACCTCGCGATCTGCGACCTCGCGCTGCGATCCCCCGGCATCGCGTCGATCGGGCTGATCGGCTCGCGCTCGAAGTGGGCGAGGTTCCGCACGCGACTGGCCGCCGCCGGACACGACGATCGCGCGCTCGAGCGCATCACGACGCCGATCGGCATCGACGCCATCCGCTCGAAGGAGCCCGCGGCGATCGCGGTGAGCGTCGCCGCACGGATCCTGCAGCTCGTCGAGGAGACGGCCCCGGTCGGCACGTCGGTCGTCGAGTAG
- a CDS encoding phosphatase PAP2 family protein — translation MSAPGTDQGPEGTTTSEAGRTAAKSDDLRPAARVARTEYVARFVPLAAGIAAVVIAAVLGVLIALRSGGMPFGIDEEWAEEVFEFRGGIWDVFAFGMDELGGGIMGVVIVPIATAVTLLVIRRPWAALYFIVASAASALMVQLLKNLFGRARPEDILVVADFGSFPSGHVANAATIAVAIGIIAPKRWVWIAGAIYTFLMAVSRTYVGAHWLTDTIGGALVGAGMALLTWTLFARKLEAERLRRAAIIAERNAARAQSHITPPARVRERA, via the coding sequence ATGAGCGCACCCGGCACCGACCAGGGCCCCGAGGGCACGACGACGAGCGAAGCCGGCCGCACCGCGGCGAAGAGCGACGACCTCAGGCCCGCCGCGCGGGTGGCGCGCACCGAGTACGTCGCACGGTTCGTGCCACTCGCCGCCGGCATCGCCGCGGTCGTGATCGCGGCCGTGCTCGGCGTGCTCATCGCACTGCGGTCGGGCGGGATGCCGTTCGGGATCGACGAGGAGTGGGCCGAGGAGGTCTTCGAGTTCCGCGGCGGGATCTGGGACGTCTTCGCCTTCGGCATGGACGAGCTCGGCGGGGGCATCATGGGCGTGGTCATCGTGCCGATCGCGACGGCCGTGACCCTTCTCGTCATCCGCCGGCCGTGGGCGGCGCTCTACTTCATCGTCGCGTCGGCGGCGAGTGCGCTCATGGTGCAGCTGCTCAAGAACCTGTTCGGCCGCGCGCGACCGGAGGACATCCTCGTCGTGGCGGACTTCGGCTCGTTCCCCTCGGGCCATGTGGCGAACGCGGCCACGATCGCGGTCGCGATCGGCATCATCGCGCCCAAGCGCTGGGTGTGGATCGCCGGCGCGATCTACACGTTCCTCATGGCGGTGAGCCGCACCTACGTCGGCGCGCACTGGCTCACCGACACGATCGGCGGCGCGCTCGTCGGGGCCGGGATGGCGCTGCTCACGTGGACGCTCTTCGCGCGCAAGCTCGAGGCCGAGCGGCTGCGCCGCGCGGCGATCATCGCCGAGCGCAACGCGGCCCGAGCGCAGTCGCACATCACGCCGCCGGCCCGGGTGCGGGAGCGCGCGTAG
- a CDS encoding multidrug effflux MFS transporter, whose translation MSTASIPIVRPDDYTAPRHPGDLLSRRQRLVYVLVLGALTALGPFTIDLYLPAFPALEAELGVNAAAIQITLTGTMIGFGLGQLIVGPWSDKVGRRLPLMLSTALHIAASVAAALAPDIAWLVVFRLLQGFGAAAGGVVAMAMVRDLFGGKPLVRMLSRLALVNGLAPVLAPVIGSQLLQVMDWRGVFWVLAGYGLVVVAAVGFFIVETLPESRRHIAGHSSVGQRYRALFRDRVYLGAALVGGMTFTGLFAYLSTSSFLFQQVYEFTPQQYGILFAVNSIGVVAGVQISSRLIRGPIPPQYVIAGTTVVHLAMAIAIVVLDGAGAGFWGTAIPLWIYIAACGFTFPAVQVLALANHGAEAGTAASLLGALNFGLAGAISPLAGLFGVGSAVPMAVVMLGAAVIAIAGVWALVRPATVPALSD comes from the coding sequence ATGTCCACTGCCTCCATCCCCATCGTCCGGCCCGACGACTACACCGCGCCGCGGCATCCGGGCGACCTGCTCAGCCGTCGTCAGCGCCTCGTCTACGTGCTCGTCCTCGGCGCGCTCACCGCGCTCGGGCCGTTCACGATCGACCTCTACCTGCCCGCGTTCCCCGCACTCGAGGCCGAGCTCGGCGTCAACGCCGCCGCCATCCAGATCACGCTGACCGGCACGATGATCGGCTTCGGCCTCGGCCAGCTCATCGTCGGCCCCTGGAGCGACAAGGTCGGCCGTCGCCTGCCGTTGATGCTCTCGACCGCCCTGCACATCGCGGCGTCGGTCGCCGCGGCGCTCGCACCCGACATCGCGTGGCTCGTCGTGTTCCGCCTGCTGCAGGGCTTCGGTGCGGCGGCCGGCGGCGTCGTGGCGATGGCCATGGTTCGCGACCTCTTCGGCGGCAAGCCGCTCGTGCGCATGCTCTCGCGCCTCGCGCTCGTCAACGGACTCGCGCCCGTGCTGGCGCCGGTGATCGGCTCGCAGCTGCTGCAGGTCATGGACTGGCGCGGCGTCTTCTGGGTGCTCGCCGGCTACGGGCTGGTCGTGGTCGCCGCCGTCGGCTTCTTCATCGTCGAGACGCTGCCCGAGTCGCGCCGCCACATCGCCGGCCACTCGTCGGTCGGACAGCGGTACCGGGCACTGTTCCGCGACCGCGTCTACCTCGGTGCGGCCCTCGTAGGCGGCATGACCTTCACCGGGCTGTTCGCGTACCTGTCGACGTCCTCGTTCCTGTTCCAGCAGGTCTACGAATTCACGCCGCAGCAGTACGGCATCCTCTTCGCCGTCAACTCGATCGGCGTCGTCGCGGGCGTGCAGATCTCGTCGCGGCTCATCCGCGGCCCGATCCCGCCCCAGTACGTCATCGCCGGCACCACGGTCGTGCACCTCGCGATGGCGATCGCGATCGTCGTGCTCGACGGCGCCGGTGCCGGCTTCTGGGGCACCGCGATCCCGCTCTGGATCTACATCGCCGCATGCGGGTTCACCTTCCCGGCCGTGCAGGTGCTCGCGCTCGCGAACCACGGTGCCGAGGCCGGCACTGCGGCGTCGCTGCTCGGCGCGCTGAACTTCGGCCTGGCCGGTGCGATCTCGCCGCTCGCCGGACTGTTCGGCGTGGGCAGCGCGGTCCCCATGGCGGTCGTGATGCTCGGCGCCGCCGTGATCGCGATCGCCGGGGTCTGGGCGCTCGTGCGCCCGGCGACGGTTCCCGCCCTCTCCGACTGA
- a CDS encoding ABC transporter substrate-binding protein, which produces MNRRSTMRFVTLTAATGLALASLTACSAGGGADDGGDGDVTITWWHNGTTGPLPDVWEEVATEFEEAHPGVTVEQTGYQNEELQRTLIPNALAAGDPPDLFQVWPGGELRDQVENGYLMPLDDEIADTIESVGATVNPWQVDGKTYGVPFTFGIEGFWYNTDLFEQAGIDAPPATFDELTDAVGKLKDAGITPIAVGAGDKWPAAHWWYQFALHSCSPEALQAAETEYDFEDECFVEAGEQLEEFLALEPFQEGFLGTPAQQGAGSSAGLVANGQAAMELMGHWNAGVIGGLTADQQVPPFLGWFPFPGIEGADGDPTAALGGGDGFGCSAEAPPECAELLEYIMSEDVQAKFAASGSGIPTVPAATESLDDENLKAVAEGLANASFVQLWLDTAYGTTVGNAMNEGITNLFGGAGTPEDVVTRMQDAAATQ; this is translated from the coding sequence ATGAACAGACGCAGCACCATGCGGTTCGTCACGCTCACCGCGGCCACCGGCCTCGCGCTCGCGTCGCTCACGGCGTGCAGCGCCGGCGGCGGGGCTGACGACGGCGGCGACGGCGACGTCACCATCACCTGGTGGCACAACGGCACGACCGGCCCGCTGCCCGATGTCTGGGAGGAGGTGGCGACGGAGTTCGAGGAGGCGCACCCCGGCGTCACCGTCGAGCAGACCGGCTACCAGAACGAGGAGCTGCAGCGCACGCTCATCCCGAACGCCCTCGCGGCGGGCGACCCGCCGGACCTGTTCCAGGTCTGGCCGGGCGGTGAGCTGCGCGACCAGGTCGAGAACGGCTACCTCATGCCGCTCGACGACGAGATCGCCGACACCATCGAGAGCGTCGGCGCGACCGTCAACCCGTGGCAGGTCGACGGGAAGACCTACGGCGTCCCGTTCACCTTCGGCATCGAGGGCTTCTGGTACAACACCGACCTCTTCGAGCAGGCCGGCATCGACGCGCCGCCCGCCACTTTCGACGAGCTCACCGACGCCGTCGGCAAGCTCAAGGACGCCGGCATCACCCCGATCGCCGTGGGTGCGGGCGACAAGTGGCCGGCCGCGCACTGGTGGTACCAGTTCGCGCTCCACTCCTGCTCGCCGGAGGCGCTTCAGGCGGCGGAGACCGAGTACGACTTCGAGGACGAGTGCTTCGTCGAGGCGGGCGAGCAGCTCGAGGAGTTCCTCGCGCTCGAGCCCTTCCAGGAGGGCTTCCTCGGCACCCCCGCCCAGCAGGGCGCGGGAAGCTCCGCCGGTCTCGTCGCGAACGGCCAGGCCGCGATGGAGCTCATGGGCCACTGGAACGCCGGCGTGATCGGCGGTCTCACGGCCGACCAGCAGGTGCCGCCGTTCCTCGGCTGGTTCCCGTTCCCCGGCATCGAGGGCGCCGACGGCGACCCGACCGCGGCGCTCGGCGGCGGTGACGGATTCGGCTGCTCGGCCGAGGCCCCGCCGGAGTGCGCCGAACTGCTGGAGTACATCATGAGCGAGGACGTGCAGGCGAAGTTCGCCGCCAGCGGCTCGGGCATCCCGACCGTCCCCGCAGCGACGGAGTCCCTCGACGACGAGAACCTCAAGGCCGTGGCCGAAGGGCTCGCGAACGCCTCGTTCGTGCAGCTCTGGCTCGACACCGCCTATGGCACCACCGTCGGCAACGCCATGAACGAGGGCATCACCAACCTCTTCGGCGGCGCCGGTACGCCCGAGGACGTCGTCACCAGGATGCAGGACGCCGCGGCGACGCAGTAA
- a CDS encoding carbohydrate ABC transporter permease gives MTATTAITTGRPPEDLPERRAAGRRFDWGQPFVYLIALVVAALAIGPVVYVFLGGFRTTADLNADPAGLPDPWTLENWVRVLGAPRFWGNVFASVVLAAGTTLGVVIVGIMAAFVIARYEFRGRQGLYTLFTAGLMFPLTVAALPLTLMLRTLGLHGTYLGVIIPSIAFALPTTIIILVPFLRAIPDELEEAAQIDGASRIGFFWRILLPLSMPGLVTVGVLAFVGSWNGYLLPLLVISTGTLPQDLWPLPLGVTQFSTQYSQDTAAVLAYTSLAMIPALVFFLAAERRIVGGLQGAVKG, from the coding sequence ATGACCGCCACCACCGCCATCACCACGGGCCGTCCGCCCGAGGACCTGCCGGAGCGGCGCGCCGCCGGGCGCCGGTTCGACTGGGGCCAGCCGTTCGTCTACCTCATCGCGCTCGTCGTGGCCGCACTCGCGATCGGCCCGGTCGTCTACGTGTTCCTCGGCGGCTTCCGCACGACCGCCGACCTCAACGCCGACCCTGCCGGGCTGCCCGACCCGTGGACGCTGGAGAACTGGGTACGGGTGCTGGGTGCGCCTCGCTTCTGGGGCAACGTGTTCGCAAGCGTCGTGCTCGCGGCCGGCACCACGCTCGGTGTCGTCATCGTGGGCATCATGGCCGCGTTCGTGATCGCCCGGTACGAGTTCCGCGGCCGTCAGGGCCTCTACACCCTGTTCACCGCCGGTCTCATGTTCCCCCTCACGGTCGCCGCCCTTCCGCTCACGCTGATGCTCCGCACCCTCGGGCTGCACGGCACCTACCTGGGCGTGATCATCCCGTCGATCGCGTTCGCGCTGCCGACGACGATCATCATCCTGGTGCCGTTCCTGCGCGCCATCCCCGACGAACTGGAAGAGGCCGCGCAGATCGACGGCGCCTCGCGCATCGGGTTCTTCTGGCGCATCCTGCTGCCGCTTTCGATGCCGGGCCTCGTGACCGTCGGCGTGCTCGCGTTCGTCGGCAGCTGGAACGGCTACCTGCTGCCATTGCTCGTGATCAGCACGGGCACCCTGCCGCAGGACCTGTGGCCGCTGCCGCTCGGCGTCACCCAGTTCTCGACGCAGTACTCGCAGGACACCGCGGCGGTGCTCGCCTACACGTCCCTCGCGATGATCCCGGCGCTCGTGTTCTTCCTCGCCGCCGAGCGACGCATCGTCGGCGGCCTGCAGGGGGCGGTGAAGGGATGA
- a CDS encoding carbohydrate ABC transporter permease: protein MTAVLNPAGPATTAGPAPTAPVRRRRSGSTRQRIEITILVGPALLLFLGFVILPVLLAAVYSLYNLPPAFRWEHLADPERFVGLANYERAFNSPEFIRAIGNNFIILFLSLLIQGPLAIGIALLLNRPMRGRGVLRLLIFVPYVLAEVIAGLSWKLLLQPQGAVNAMLEAVGLGAWQQNWLADPEIALWTLFVILTWKYLGFAIILMLAGLQGVPEELAEAAAIDGANWWQIQRHITIPLLGPTIRIWAFLSMIGALQLFDMVWVTVAPTVRAMATETMATYMVQQGQFAGQPGYGSAIAVILFFISLIVALVYQRFALRRDLAGAITRGVR, encoded by the coding sequence ATGACCGCAGTCCTCAACCCGGCCGGGCCCGCGACCACCGCGGGCCCGGCCCCCACCGCCCCGGTGCGGCGCCGCCGTTCCGGCTCGACCCGCCAGCGGATCGAGATCACGATCCTGGTGGGCCCCGCCCTGCTCCTGTTCCTCGGCTTCGTGATCCTGCCGGTGCTGCTCGCCGCGGTCTACAGCCTCTACAACCTGCCCCCCGCGTTCCGCTGGGAGCACCTGGCCGACCCCGAGCGGTTCGTCGGCCTCGCCAATTACGAGCGCGCGTTCAACAGCCCCGAGTTCATCCGCGCGATCGGCAACAACTTCATCATCCTGTTCCTCTCGCTGCTCATCCAGGGGCCGCTCGCGATCGGCATCGCGCTGCTGCTGAACCGTCCGATGCGCGGGCGCGGCGTGCTGCGGCTGCTCATCTTCGTGCCGTACGTGCTCGCCGAGGTCATCGCGGGCCTCTCGTGGAAGCTCCTCCTGCAGCCGCAGGGCGCCGTCAACGCCATGCTCGAGGCCGTCGGGCTCGGCGCCTGGCAGCAGAACTGGCTCGCCGACCCCGAGATCGCGTTGTGGACGCTCTTCGTCATCCTGACGTGGAAGTACCTCGGCTTCGCGATCATCCTCATGCTCGCCGGACTACAGGGCGTGCCCGAGGAACTCGCCGAGGCGGCAGCCATCGACGGCGCGAACTGGTGGCAGATCCAGCGCCACATCACGATCCCGCTGCTCGGCCCGACCATCCGCATCTGGGCGTTCCTCTCCATGATCGGCGCGTTGCAGCTGTTCGACATGGTCTGGGTTACTGTCGCCCCGACGGTTCGCGCGATGGCGACGGAGACCATGGCGACGTACATGGTGCAGCAGGGCCAGTTCGCCGGCCAGCCCGGCTACGGCAGCGCGATCGCCGTCATCCTCTTCTTCATCTCCCTGATCGTGGCGCTCGTCTACCAGCGCTTCGCCCTCCGCCGCGACCTCGCGGGCGCCATCACCCGAGGAGTGCGCTGA